TGCTTTCGAAAAGGATGCTGGGAGTATCTGGACAAGTGCTTAATGCTGTGAGTTAATGTTAACCattctaagtttttttttctaagtttaagttttttacttttatattttatttcagctttatttcaattaacagggttagggttagggttaaaccctaaccttttttaaatagttatagaTTTAGGTAACTACTACAACACTCTCAGGGATGCATGTCAAATGAAATTGACTTGAGTTGTAGTTGCCTGAATTTGTtaaacaggcttttttttttcagttgacagACATCCATATAGAAAATACAAGCTTATACAACTTATACAAGCTTATACAACAGTTTTATGTCTTTTACAAGCACAGCGAGACTTATTTCAGTTGGGCTTCGGGaaagatattgttttttttttaggataaaatGTTGAGTTCATAAAACATATTTGCTTTCATTTAGGCTAGCTGCTGATTCTATTACTATTTTAGTTGTAAATGTTTGAGTCACCTGTCTCGGTACAGACTGTGGTGACCCATAAGCAAATGAGCTGAAAGATGAGGAGccgactgttgttttttttatacgtTCACACATTTGTTGGTTTTGTAATAATAACTTTCCTGCactagtctttttattttttattttttataaagatgtttacatttcagGGGTTTCCCAGGTTGTAAAGATTATTTTGCTCCCAAAATGGGATTTGAATTACCagtttttattttgacatttgtcATATAAGCTCCTGCATTGTATGTGTTTTGAATAAAGGAAGAGAATATTTGCTTAGCGGTGTTTGTGGATCATAGTTTGGATCAGACCTTGTGAACAAGGACATCTAGCAGCCGCACGATTAAAATCTTCCACTTGTTAATGATATACTGGGATACTGTGTGCTTGCATTAttcacttaaaaacaaaacaaaccaaaaaaaaatcacaaataaataagtaaataaaaaaaattatgtgacgTGATGTGGgcatgttttcatgagattcactaatctgctaaatgaataaatgttgctGAGAATATCTTGGTTCTCAAAGCTTGCTGTCAtgtaaaaatttgaaaataagCAACCTAAAATACCACAAACCAAGACGcagtttatgttgtttttaatttcaaggTGATCTAATAATAGACATGGTATCCATTCTTATGGTGTGAAGTGTGTGGTCCTTGCCCACTGATCGTTGGTCCAACTGGTCAGGCCGGAGCTATTTTCACACCAAGAAATAAACCCATGGTGAGAAAATTCCCAGCCTTGAGAACAGCTGTGTCTGGTCTGCTGGGTTATCGCTGATAAATAGTTACAGTGTGAGAATTGAGATTCTCTTCCacattggggaaaaaaatcacaCAAGGCTGTGTTAGTGTGAACATCCAGATTGTTGACATGGCCAAGTGAATCATTCATTTCAGCgctccgagaaaaaaaaaaaaaaacgcagagGAGTTTCCTCctgtcttccttccttccttccttccttttttctctttctcatctGTGAGCcttggttttacatttaaatcttgTTTGAGTTGAATGAGTTTACTTTCTTTGAGAATACAGTTGAAGGTTCGTTGCATTCATActaatttacttatatttttcattaacatGACCGATGTTTTCTACTGTAGCTTTTCTGGCATCAGACTTTTTTCTCTAATCAGACATGTTATATCATAACAAAATGCtgacaaaactgttttttttaaatggatactgTGTATGCATCCTTATAACCTAATAAGCTGAGGCAATAATCAAGCACACTCGTATAGAATATCCTTTATAGATTTCAAAAGCATTGgaagtttaatttgatttttagTAAATCGTTCTGAAGATTCCTCTCAAAGACACCAGTCCTAATGAGATTATTCActaattcatttaaatatcaaaGTGTTCACAGATGTTCTTGCATGTAAATAAGCATTCAGTTAAATGttcttttgtattattattgttcaattcCGTTAGATAAATCgtcttatttagttttattagttgttttaatttcataatCATAATTGTTTTTGGTCCGCCCCTTCTTTATCCTCATAATGTCCTGTCAGTTCTCCACCGTCTTCTAAATAAaagatgcaaaagcctcttaaaataaaattttatatttttataaaatatcaaattttagactttttttatttatttctgttttacaattTACTACTTTCACTGtggttacactgtaaaaaatattgtgattttacgacacagagccgttgttaactgagaagctgcgcaaatccatgtAAAtgttcagcgtttatttgcgcatcttctcagttaacaacggctctgtgtagtaacagctgctctttgtgaaatcacgcacctgatggaattaacggctgattagagaaccggctttactgacgagatgcgcattaacatcggccgatcgtgatcggagcaccctaatatatatatatatattacaatggaTCAAAACAGATATTAGTACTTCAATATGTTGGTTTATTAAGATTAGATCAGTTAATGAAATTtaagtctgtaaaacctaaaatgttgctaccatatttttaaAAGTGAAGTTCTAGCAAACACAGCTGAcggtattttaccgtaaatgtcacaagattttttttttttttttacagtgtatagctCATGGATTGGCCTTTTTGGTGTTCAAACCAAAAAACTATTATTTCCCATTTTAGATCACATATTACACCACCCTATCTtggtttttgtaaaaacaacagttGTTTACTGTTGagagtaaaaaagaaaacaaacagctgAAATTCATCAAgatctaatatttaaatttaaataataatgaaaataattttgttgCTTTAGCATTTTTGCTTAATCTGATTTATCCACTGTTAAAATGCAATATTCTCATGCAGTTGCCTTTAACCGATAGACACAGATCCTCTTAAATTGCCACCTTAAATTGGAATTATAAGTTTCTATCTGTATTCTGAGCGGTTTTGAGATATTAAGCTTCTTAGATTTTGCATTCCATATACTTTACAGATAGAATCTTTTTGTTGTCATAGTAAAAAAGTATCAACATGTACACAACTTAaacgggtcatatgatgcttttatagatcattatgttgtgtttttggacacttaagattgctgactccactgtgatgtGACCCAGTCTCTCCTTCTCTCTATCTCACGTGCACGCACTCATGCGCACACACACGtgcaaaactccacatttgaacagtcaatagcaaatatttaaactaataacaagtgcctataaataactaataataactaataattagaagtgccagattgttgtagcaacgtcagaattacctcctctcctaggttcatgaaacggttgtccataaaatgtgttgctgttctgctgctatttgtaagtaatcttaaagattcctaaatgcgtctacttttggaaggccaaataaagtgcctTCCCTGATTGATGTGGTCGTGCTCGTACGAGTGTGCGCACTGAGAACGAGCATGAGACTGGCTGCAGTTCTTCTaacggttagaaatttcagaaccTACGCAATGCTCCTTTAAGGATATTACTTGTAATGCACATTATAAACAAGGTTTAGTGGCaaaattgtttgttttctttctgtaaaGTAATTCACATATAAGAGCATCTAATAGTGTAAAATGATAGCTCATTGCTTTTATAGCTGTTTTTTCTGTATACCTACCGCTTTGCATGTTGAATCATGCTGCTGTGTATTGCTGGAGTTAATGAGGTTTATGTGAGTGTTGTATTGGGTAATAAGATCATACAGTGCTGTCATCTAACTGCACAAACACAAATTGACAATCCAACATCTCAAAGGctgcactgaattgaaaaataaagtaaaaacaataatattctgaaatatcacttcaatttaaaataactgttttctaaatatatatcttatacatgtattttattcCCTTGAGggcaatttttttactttttaattttcagtaGTAATtactctttagtgtcacatgatccttcagaaatcattctaatgtactgatttgttgctcaagaaacaattcttgTCATTCTCTTATCATTGATACtgtttttcaagattctttgattaatataaagttaaaaataactgcatttaatttacatttttatttgtagcaGTGTAAAAggttttactgttgtttttgatcaatgtaatttatccttgctgaataaaaataggAACttctttaataaatgaatgacCAAAAACTTATGAATTCTAGTGTGGCTGTGCAAAATATAACCAAAGCCTTGATTGTGATTCATTTCAGTGAGATTTTATGCACCAATACAGATATTTTGCATATTGCTACAGGTCTTCAGTTGGAGGTCCAGTGTAACCTGTTAGTCAGGAGTATACTCAatacattaacattttagtttGAATACATTACACATCATATGTGACAGCCCTGGTTGACAGTATGATTTTCAGTCATGTTGTTTTGTGTGGAGCTCTGTCTCAGCATATCCGTCCATATTTTCAGTGAACTAAGAAATTAtccccagtgtttttttttttttgttcctttgtCACCCctcctcattttctctctttgtttctttttttcttggacAGGGGGTCATAGCTAAAGTGAGACACATTTGACTGGCTGGGCCTTTGGCCATGATGGCCCCACGTAAGCGAGGAGGGCGGGGCCTGTCATTACTCTGTTGCTGTCTAAAGAAGAGCGACCATCCCGAGATCACCTACCGCATCCGCCATGACAGCAACTTCACACTGCAAGCCATGGAGCCCACCCTGCCCATGCCCCCCACCGAGGAACTGGATGCCATGTTCTCTGAACTGGTGGTATGTGCTGTACCATGACCTCCATATGCTTtcccttgttttatttattttaaaataatcattcataaaattcaAAAAGATTGAAGCGAATTACAAAGGTGTTCACAGTgggctgtgtttacattaatcttgcaTCGTAAAAGCATTCTAAGATGAAGTGAAATTACATGACTCAGCTGAACGCACAAGCACTCTTTAGGACTCTTCTTCATGAGCATTCTAGAGATTTAGATTAGAGTGCCAGAGGAATCGTGATTGCATTCTGAAAATCTAAGAATCAATGCACGAATCGATTCTGCATCGATTTATCGTCCCAGCCCTAATGGtaggtggatggatgggtgggtagATTGATGGATAAGGAGATGGATCAATGGATAGATGGGTAGATATGTTGAAAGATTGGTAGAGGAATAGATGGCTGAGTGTgtggatggctggatggatgatTAAGTATATATGTAGGTGGATGGACGGATAGGTAGATAGAGACCTCATTGTAGTTTAACTTTAATTTggtttatgtgttttattaaactTTCTATTGAGGCTTGATTCTGTAGATCATTGGACACAAGCCACTTTGAAAGTCAAATCTGGTCTTTGGTTTTGTCAAACATTATATTGGAAGGCATGTTAAGGATAACTTATTAAAACAGTCTTTCATTCCATTATGGGTTATCTCCATTGCATTTTTTGCTACATTAATACAGAGTTCATATGGATGCAAGCCCAcatggccaaaaatcacaaatcGAGCCTGTTAAgtggtttcataaaaaaaaaaaaaaaaaatcccatcagAATAGTTAGAAAAATGCTTGTTCTTTCAGTTGAGCACTGGTTTGCTCTACCATTCCTCCATTTGTGGAGTAAATCAGTTCTTATCTTGGACTCCATAATATGGAGAATCCGAGTATCCTCTACTAATGGTCCAGTAAAGAGTGTTAGACAGTGTATGTTCCCTCATTAGCTCTGCAGACTCCATTGAGTAGGAGAATGTCTGTATGTCTCATGCCCACCAGCGCGTGACCAGCAGGCAATTGGCACAGATGGGCTCATGGATGACTTCCATGCGCCAGACTCCGTCCCATACGCAGCCTGTCCCCTGCTGAGTCTTTGAGGATTCATAGTGAGCCACAGCTGAGGCATCAATCAGTGTCATGTTGACTTGATTAAACAGGAAAATGCTTCTAGCACGCTTTTGATTTTGTGTCTGTTTGAGGTGAGAAAGCAGTCCTCATGAAGTTGAAAGATAGCTGCTTCTATCTAAATGGCTTTTAGTGAATGTTGAGGGATAGCAGAACAAAATCTCAGGTTTCAGGGTTTTCCCTGCAGAGACATAAACAGGTAGAAAGTATGAGATAACAGTCTGGACAAGATCAGATTTTGGACCTGCCTGCTTCTGCAATAGATGTGGTGTCTGGATGTGATGTTCTCTCTCCAGAATCTCTGCTTAAATATACATGAGTACATACTAGTTGGATTATACGATTTGCCTGTATTTAtcattctttttttcctcattatttcCTTATGCAGCCTGTTAAAGTGGTCTAATGTGCCTTTAACATGATGTTAATAGACATGTGCCCAAACATCTGGACTGAATATGACCAACTCAGGCCAGAACTGCATCATGGGAATGTACGGAGGTCACAGGATTGTACAGGCATTAATTGATGGTTTACATGACTAAATGTTTTTGTTGGCCATGAAGAAACAAGGACTCTCTATCTCTCACATGATTGTGGGAAATTAACCCCGCCTGAGGGTCAGTGATATCCAGAGGCTGATGGCCAGAATTTAAGTCATGTTGGTTTTGTCAGGTCTTTTTGCTGACTGGATAGGATGCCCTtgtttgtgtgtcactgccaAATCGAATAtcagtttgttgtttgttttttcattaattattaattaattcatttgtacatttatattccttgtatattttttgtctatatctctctgtctgtctctgtctaaaATGTAcgtatttatgaatttatttaatacctatttttttatttg
This window of the Carassius auratus strain Wakin unplaced genomic scaffold, ASM336829v1 scaf_tig00216785, whole genome shotgun sequence genome carries:
- the LOC113098961 gene encoding disheveled-associated activator of morphogenesis 1-like, whose protein sequence is MMAPRKRGGRGLSLLCCCLKKSDHPEITYRIRHDSNFTLQAMEPTLPMPPTEELDAMFSELVDELDLTEKHREAMFALPAEKKWHIYCSKKKVRN